GATCCAAGCAGGTTTGCCGATGGGCCACTTGAGTGGCATACTTTCACCATGATATTAGAAATTGTTGAGCTGATGAAGTCCATGTACGATATTTTTGGTTATCCGATTCCCAAAGCGTTGTTTGATTCCTCCGCTCTTGAAGAGGCACGCGAACTGTGTCATTCTAATggtaattatttttatattttttttagaatcttaaaatCAACTATGTGTTTATACGTCTTCCTATTTTAGTTTTGAGAAGAA
The genomic region above belongs to Bemisia tabaci chromosome 8, PGI_BMITA_v3 and contains:
- the LOC140225267 gene encoding uncharacterized protein; the protein is MDPSRFADGPLEWHTFTMILEIVELMKSMYDIFGYPIPKALFDSSALEEARELCHSNATPLSGYDMMALKRASIGQEYLMLAEDTAAYAATRSENSNSEVKVISEIILR